In the Pelotomaculum isophthalicicum JI genome, one interval contains:
- a CDS encoding helix-turn-helix domain-containing protein gives MAKKQIVCRRLKGLMAENDLTIRELSKKTGISEKTLSLKIRGRRKWWIHELFLVTRQLGFAEIRKVFPEIFKDVLDRVG, from the coding sequence ATGGCCAAGAAGCAAATTGTTTGTAGAAGGCTCAAGGGATTAATGGCCGAGAACGATTTAACCATACGCGAGCTTTCAAAAAAAACAGGGATTTCCGAGAAAACACTCAGCTTAAAAATAAGAGGTCGCCGTAAATGGTGGATTCATGAATTGTTTTTGGTAACAAGGCAGCTTGGGTTTGCGGAAATCAGAAAAGTTTTCCCGGAAATATTCAAAGATGTTCTTGATAGGGTTGGCTAA